In one Lycium barbarum isolate Lr01 chromosome 7, ASM1917538v2, whole genome shotgun sequence genomic region, the following are encoded:
- the LOC132603282 gene encoding ethanolamine-phosphate cytidylyltransferase-like isoform X3, with translation MDFESNNWVWEGMYYYPRLFGGIMLTAALLGLSTSYFGGISLLYPFPDLSIFHKKKHEKKRVRVYMDGCFDLMHYGHANALRQAKALGDELVVGVVSDEEIIATKGPPVLCMEERLALVSGLKWVDEVISSAPYAITEDFMNRLFNEYKIDYIIHGDDPCLLPDGTDAYALAKKAGRYKQIKRTEGVSSTDIVGRILSSAKSTPQDYSNSSPTGEADDIKNKCGAEKQAKGGQISHFLPTSRRIVQFSNGKGPAPNSRVVYIDGAFDLFHAGHVEILRSARQLGDFLLAGIYPDPTVSELRGHQYPLMNLYERSLGVLACRYVDEVIIGAPWEVTQDMITTFNISVVVHGTVSESNSSLEGRQDPYAVPKSMGIFQVIESPKDITTSSVAQRIIANHEIYVKRNTKKAASEKKFYAERKYVSGD, from the exons ATGGATTTCGAAAGCAACAATTGGGTTTGGGAAGGGATGTATTACTACCCACGCCTTTTTGGTGGGATCATGCTGACTGCAGCATTGCTCGGGTTATCCACGAGCTATTTTGGCGGGATCAGTCTACTTTATCCTTTTCCTGATCTAAGTATCTTTCATAaaaagaagcacgagaagaagcGTGTTCGTGTTTATATGGATGGTTGCTTTGACCTGATGCACTATGGCCATGCAAATGCTTTGAGACAAGCAAAAGCCTTGGGAGATGAATTGGTAGTTGGGGTTGTCAGTGATGAGGAAATCATAGCCACTAAGGGTCCTCCAGTTTTATGCATGGAAGAAAG ACTTGCTCTTGTTAGTGGCTTGAAGTGGGTGGATGAAGTGATTTCCAGTGCTCCTTATGCAATTACTGAAGACTTCATGAACCGTCTATTCAATGAGTATAAGATTGACTACATTATACACGGTGATGATCCCTGCCTACTTCCAGATGGAACTGATGCTTATGCCTTAGCAAAAAAAGCTGGTCGGTACAAGCAAATTAAACGAACTGAAGGTGTCTCCAGTACAGACATTGTAG GGAGGATTCTTTCTTCTGCAAAAAGTACTCCTCAAGATTACTCCAATTCATCTCCCACTGGCGAAGCTgatgatataaaaaataaatgTGGTGCTGAAAAACAGGCTAAGGGCGGTCAAATATCTCATTTTTTGCCCACTTCAAGACGAATTGTGCAATTTTCAAATGGGAAG GGGCCTGCGCCTAATTCTCGAGTGGTGTATATTGATGGTGCATTTGACCTTTTCCATGCTGGACATGTTGAG ATTCTAAGAAGCGCTAGGCAGCTTGGAGATTTTCTTTTAGCTGGTATTTATCCAGACCCGACTGTCAG TGAACTTCGTGGACATCAGTATCCGCTGATGAATTTGTATGAGCGCAGTCTTGGTGTACTTGCATGCCGTTATGTTGATGAGGTCATCATTGGTGCCCCTTGGGAAGTAACTCAGGATATG ATAACAACTTTCAACATTTCTGTGGTTGTACACGGAACAGTTTCTGAGAGCAACTCTTCATTGGAA GGGAGACAGGATCCATATGCAGTTCCTAAAAGCATGGGAATCTTCCAAGTAATTGAGAGCCCAAAAGATATTACAACTTCTTCAGTTGCTCAAAGAATCATCGCTAACCATGAGATTTATGTG AAAAGGAATACCAAAAAAGCAGCAAGCGAGAAAAAATTCTATGCGGAAAGGAAGTATGTTTCTGGCGATTAA
- the LOC132603282 gene encoding ethanolamine-phosphate cytidylyltransferase-like isoform X2 → MDFESNNWVWEGMYYYPRLFGGIMLTAALLGLSTSYFGGISLLYPFPDLSIFHKKKHEKKRVRVYMDGCFDLMHYGHANALRQAKALGDELVVGVVSDEEIIATKGPPVLCMEERLALVSGLKWVDEVISSAPYAITEDFMNRLFNEYKIDYIIHGDDPCLLPDGTDAYALAKKAGRYKQIKRTEGVSSTDICVYHRNLQRQLISHCQRSMLLDDTWRILSSAKSTPQDYSNSSPTGEADDIKNKCGAEKQAKGGQISHFLPTSRRIVQFSNGKGPAPNSRVVYIDGAFDLFHAGHVEILRSARQLGDFLLAGIYPDPTVSELRGHQYPLMNLYERSLGVLACRYVDEVIIGAPWEVTQDMGRQDPYAVPKSMGIFQVIESPKDITTSSVAQRIIANHEIYVKRNTKKAASEKKFYAERKYVSGD, encoded by the exons ATGGATTTCGAAAGCAACAATTGGGTTTGGGAAGGGATGTATTACTACCCACGCCTTTTTGGTGGGATCATGCTGACTGCAGCATTGCTCGGGTTATCCACGAGCTATTTTGGCGGGATCAGTCTACTTTATCCTTTTCCTGATCTAAGTATCTTTCATAaaaagaagcacgagaagaagcGTGTTCGTGTTTATATGGATGGTTGCTTTGACCTGATGCACTATGGCCATGCAAATGCTTTGAGACAAGCAAAAGCCTTGGGAGATGAATTGGTAGTTGGGGTTGTCAGTGATGAGGAAATCATAGCCACTAAGGGTCCTCCAGTTTTATGCATGGAAGAAAG ACTTGCTCTTGTTAGTGGCTTGAAGTGGGTGGATGAAGTGATTTCCAGTGCTCCTTATGCAATTACTGAAGACTTCATGAACCGTCTATTCAATGAGTATAAGATTGACTACATTATACACGGTGATGATCCCTGCCTACTTCCAGATGGAACTGATGCTTATGCCTTAGCAAAAAAAGCTGGTCGGTACAAGCAAATTAAACGAACTGAAGGTGTCTCCAGTACAGACATT TGTGTATATCATAGAAACTTACAGAGGCAATTGATCTCCCATTGTCAGCGAAGCATGCTCCTCGATGACACTT GGAGGATTCTTTCTTCTGCAAAAAGTACTCCTCAAGATTACTCCAATTCATCTCCCACTGGCGAAGCTgatgatataaaaaataaatgTGGTGCTGAAAAACAGGCTAAGGGCGGTCAAATATCTCATTTTTTGCCCACTTCAAGACGAATTGTGCAATTTTCAAATGGGAAG GGGCCTGCGCCTAATTCTCGAGTGGTGTATATTGATGGTGCATTTGACCTTTTCCATGCTGGACATGTTGAG ATTCTAAGAAGCGCTAGGCAGCTTGGAGATTTTCTTTTAGCTGGTATTTATCCAGACCCGACTGTCAG TGAACTTCGTGGACATCAGTATCCGCTGATGAATTTGTATGAGCGCAGTCTTGGTGTACTTGCATGCCGTTATGTTGATGAGGTCATCATTGGTGCCCCTTGGGAAGTAACTCAGGATATG GGGAGACAGGATCCATATGCAGTTCCTAAAAGCATGGGAATCTTCCAAGTAATTGAGAGCCCAAAAGATATTACAACTTCTTCAGTTGCTCAAAGAATCATCGCTAACCATGAGATTTATGTG AAAAGGAATACCAAAAAAGCAGCAAGCGAGAAAAAATTCTATGCGGAAAGGAAGTATGTTTCTGGCGATTAA
- the LOC132603282 gene encoding ethanolamine-phosphate cytidylyltransferase-like isoform X1, whose amino-acid sequence MDFESNNWVWEGMYYYPRLFGGIMLTAALLGLSTSYFGGISLLYPFPDLSIFHKKKHEKKRVRVYMDGCFDLMHYGHANALRQAKALGDELVVGVVSDEEIIATKGPPVLCMEERLALVSGLKWVDEVISSAPYAITEDFMNRLFNEYKIDYIIHGDDPCLLPDGTDAYALAKKAGRYKQIKRTEGVSSTDICVYHRNLQRQLISHCQRSMLLDDTWRILSSAKSTPQDYSNSSPTGEADDIKNKCGAEKQAKGGQISHFLPTSRRIVQFSNGKGPAPNSRVVYIDGAFDLFHAGHVEILRSARQLGDFLLAGIYPDPTVSELRGHQYPLMNLYERSLGVLACRYVDEVIIGAPWEVTQDMITTFNISVVVHGTVSESNSSLEGRQDPYAVPKSMGIFQVIESPKDITTSSVAQRIIANHEIYVKRNTKKAASEKKFYAERKYVSGD is encoded by the exons ATGGATTTCGAAAGCAACAATTGGGTTTGGGAAGGGATGTATTACTACCCACGCCTTTTTGGTGGGATCATGCTGACTGCAGCATTGCTCGGGTTATCCACGAGCTATTTTGGCGGGATCAGTCTACTTTATCCTTTTCCTGATCTAAGTATCTTTCATAaaaagaagcacgagaagaagcGTGTTCGTGTTTATATGGATGGTTGCTTTGACCTGATGCACTATGGCCATGCAAATGCTTTGAGACAAGCAAAAGCCTTGGGAGATGAATTGGTAGTTGGGGTTGTCAGTGATGAGGAAATCATAGCCACTAAGGGTCCTCCAGTTTTATGCATGGAAGAAAG ACTTGCTCTTGTTAGTGGCTTGAAGTGGGTGGATGAAGTGATTTCCAGTGCTCCTTATGCAATTACTGAAGACTTCATGAACCGTCTATTCAATGAGTATAAGATTGACTACATTATACACGGTGATGATCCCTGCCTACTTCCAGATGGAACTGATGCTTATGCCTTAGCAAAAAAAGCTGGTCGGTACAAGCAAATTAAACGAACTGAAGGTGTCTCCAGTACAGACATT TGTGTATATCATAGAAACTTACAGAGGCAATTGATCTCCCATTGTCAGCGAAGCATGCTCCTCGATGACACTT GGAGGATTCTTTCTTCTGCAAAAAGTACTCCTCAAGATTACTCCAATTCATCTCCCACTGGCGAAGCTgatgatataaaaaataaatgTGGTGCTGAAAAACAGGCTAAGGGCGGTCAAATATCTCATTTTTTGCCCACTTCAAGACGAATTGTGCAATTTTCAAATGGGAAG GGGCCTGCGCCTAATTCTCGAGTGGTGTATATTGATGGTGCATTTGACCTTTTCCATGCTGGACATGTTGAG ATTCTAAGAAGCGCTAGGCAGCTTGGAGATTTTCTTTTAGCTGGTATTTATCCAGACCCGACTGTCAG TGAACTTCGTGGACATCAGTATCCGCTGATGAATTTGTATGAGCGCAGTCTTGGTGTACTTGCATGCCGTTATGTTGATGAGGTCATCATTGGTGCCCCTTGGGAAGTAACTCAGGATATG ATAACAACTTTCAACATTTCTGTGGTTGTACACGGAACAGTTTCTGAGAGCAACTCTTCATTGGAA GGGAGACAGGATCCATATGCAGTTCCTAAAAGCATGGGAATCTTCCAAGTAATTGAGAGCCCAAAAGATATTACAACTTCTTCAGTTGCTCAAAGAATCATCGCTAACCATGAGATTTATGTG AAAAGGAATACCAAAAAAGCAGCAAGCGAGAAAAAATTCTATGCGGAAAGGAAGTATGTTTCTGGCGATTAA